From Lysobacter auxotrophicus, the proteins below share one genomic window:
- a CDS encoding nucleotide sugar dehydrogenase — MDLKGRCVAVIGMGYVGLPLAVEFGRLIDTLGYDIDARRVAELEVGDDSNSELACADIAGAPRLRFTSDTAQLRACNVFIVTVPTPVDEHKRPDFRPLIDASRTIGGVLKKGDTVIYESTVYPGATEEICVPELERVSGLTFNQDFFVGYSPERINPGDKQRKLVDIPKVTSGSTPEAAEFVDALYRSIIKAGTHKASSIRVAEASKVIENTQRDANIALVNEFALIFQRLGIDTTEVLEAAGTKWNFLPFRPGLVGGHCIGVDPYYLIQKAQAAGYYPDILLACRRINDAMGEHVATDVVKLMIQRDIAVAGSRILILGLTFKENCADLRNTRVAELAQKFGEYRAKVDIHDPWADAAEARDAYGIELVSQPEHGAYDAVVLAVAHDQFRAMEAGGARAFGKPHALLYDIKSLYPRDEVDARL; from the coding sequence ATGGATTTGAAGGGCCGCTGCGTTGCCGTCATTGGCATGGGGTACGTTGGGCTCCCACTCGCTGTAGAGTTCGGTAGGCTAATTGATACGCTTGGCTATGATATCGACGCGCGACGCGTCGCCGAGCTCGAGGTCGGCGACGACTCGAATAGCGAACTGGCTTGTGCGGATATCGCGGGAGCACCGCGACTACGGTTTACATCGGATACGGCGCAGCTCCGCGCCTGCAACGTCTTCATCGTCACCGTCCCCACCCCCGTAGACGAGCACAAGCGACCCGATTTCCGTCCCCTGATCGACGCCAGCCGCACCATCGGCGGGGTGCTCAAGAAGGGCGACACGGTGATCTATGAGTCCACCGTGTATCCGGGCGCGACGGAGGAGATCTGCGTGCCGGAACTGGAGCGCGTCTCCGGTCTCACGTTCAATCAGGACTTCTTCGTCGGCTACAGCCCCGAGCGGATCAACCCCGGCGACAAGCAGCGCAAGCTGGTCGACATTCCGAAGGTGACGTCCGGGTCCACGCCGGAAGCCGCCGAGTTCGTCGATGCGCTGTACCGCAGCATCATCAAGGCCGGCACGCACAAGGCGTCCAGCATCCGGGTGGCCGAAGCATCCAAGGTCATCGAGAACACCCAGCGCGACGCCAACATCGCGCTGGTGAACGAGTTCGCGCTGATCTTCCAGCGCCTGGGCATCGACACGACCGAGGTGCTGGAAGCGGCCGGAACCAAGTGGAATTTCCTGCCGTTCCGGCCGGGGCTGGTGGGTGGGCACTGCATCGGCGTGGACCCGTACTACCTCATCCAGAAGGCGCAGGCGGCAGGGTATTACCCCGACATCCTGCTGGCGTGCCGGCGTATCAATGACGCGATGGGCGAGCACGTCGCGACCGATGTGGTGAAGCTCATGATCCAGCGCGATATCGCGGTTGCCGGATCGCGCATCCTGATCCTCGGACTCACCTTCAAGGAAAACTGCGCCGACCTGCGCAACACGCGCGTGGCGGAACTCGCGCAGAAATTCGGCGAATACCGGGCGAAGGTGGACATCCACGACCCATGGGCCGATGCCGCTGAAGCGCGCGACGCGTACGGGATCGAACTGGTCTCCCAACCCGAGCACGGCGCGTACGATGCGGTGGTGCTGGCCGTCGCGCACGATCAGTTCCGGGCGATGGAGGCGGGCGGCGCACGGGCTTTCGGGAAGCCGCACGCGCTGCTTTACGACATCAAGAGCCTGTATCCGCGCGATGAGGTCGACGCGCGGCTGTAG
- a CDS encoding restriction endonuclease, protein MLAGFSLTIALSITVLLGAAATAWLWLVRRRQGETMAGLEALAGMRWREFSRLVVEALQTQGFEAESVEQTLERGPQAEIRLKRDGRPWLLACKLTGARSRLGVASVRELADAVRFNGAAGGVLATPARIDADAHKAGDGLELFDGSALWALVGPMLPASLRDDLTLNARRRSVRETALAWVGALVLGVIAGFVPAMTRDDAPVSLTAVTPTTPVAAPTKPTAPPTAAPHAPAADPSLAAPADPNREQFERGEVIHAIAGLPWVERVLWSTSSTLVIQQRADVDQLQVEEVCGVLARYDALRASRLQLQPPAGSERKVRFLQCRAY, encoded by the coding sequence ATGCTGGCCGGCTTTTCCCTGACGATCGCGCTGTCGATCACCGTATTGCTGGGCGCCGCCGCGACGGCATGGCTGTGGCTGGTGCGCCGTCGACAGGGCGAAACGATGGCCGGGCTCGAAGCGCTCGCCGGCATGCGGTGGCGCGAGTTCTCGCGCCTGGTGGTCGAAGCGCTCCAGACGCAGGGTTTCGAGGCCGAGTCCGTCGAACAGACGCTCGAACGCGGCCCGCAGGCCGAAATCCGCCTGAAGCGCGACGGCCGCCCCTGGCTGCTGGCCTGCAAGCTGACCGGCGCGCGCTCCCGCCTGGGCGTCGCCAGCGTGCGCGAGCTCGCCGACGCGGTGCGATTCAACGGCGCTGCGGGCGGCGTGCTCGCCACCCCCGCGCGCATCGATGCCGACGCCCACAAGGCAGGCGACGGGCTGGAACTGTTCGACGGCAGCGCGTTGTGGGCGCTGGTCGGCCCGATGCTGCCGGCGTCGCTGCGCGACGATCTCACGCTCAACGCGCGCCGGCGCAGCGTGCGCGAAACCGCGCTGGCTTGGGTCGGCGCGCTGGTGCTGGGCGTCATCGCCGGTTTCGTGCCGGCGATGACGCGCGATGATGCGCCCGTGTCTCTGACCGCCGTAACGCCGACAACACCCGTGGCCGCGCCGACGAAGCCCACGGCGCCGCCGACTGCCGCGCCGCACGCGCCCGCCGCCGACCCCTCGCTCGCGGCACCGGCCGATCCGAACCGCGAACAGTTCGAACGCGGCGAAGTGATCCACGCGATCGCCGGCTTGCCGTGGGTCGAGCGCGTGCTGTGGTCTACCAGCTCGACGCTGGTGATCCAGCAGCGTGCCGACGTCGACCAGCTGCAGGTGGAAGAAGTCTGCGGCGTGCTCGCCCGCTACGACGCACTGCGCGCCTCGCGGCTGCAGCTGCAGCCGCCGGCGGGAAGCGAGCGGAAGGTGCGCTTCCTGCAGTGCCGGGCGTATTGA
- a CDS encoding acyl-CoA-binding protein produces the protein MTDLQSAFEQAAKDVQSLPERPDNETLLRLYALYKQGSEGDVSGAKPGFFDFVGTAKYEAWAKLKGTCSDEAKQKYVDLVKKLRA, from the coding sequence ATGACCGACCTGCAGTCCGCTTTCGAACAAGCCGCCAAGGACGTCCAGTCCCTGCCCGAGCGCCCGGACAACGAGACCTTGCTGCGCCTGTACGCGCTGTACAAGCAGGGCTCCGAGGGCGATGTCTCCGGAGCCAAGCCCGGCTTCTTCGACTTCGTCGGCACCGCGAAGTACGAGGCGTGGGCGAAGCTCAAGGGCACGTGCAGCGACGAGGCCAAGCAGAAGTACGTCGACCTGGTGAAGAAGCTGCGCGCCTGA
- a CDS encoding undecaprenyl-phosphate glucose phosphotransferase, with product MSALLSILLRLGDMVVLAAAAVLAYRLRFGSLSMPIEFERAIARGLLFTMIVLGSSSCYSGWRAKHWTRHGFRLLALWVMVFVLGVLYVALLKVPGVTSRLWWAYWCFGTVVASVALRVVCRAVNRYAVSHGHDVCRAVVVGDAAAASRVAQQLRSCGAHLVELRGWFSVMPDAREAIAGVAHLGAMDTMRAYVASNGIRQVWIAPGDASAPWLTSVLGSLEHSTADIKYVPNVCEREIFNGSVELLNELPVINLRASPLNGEARVIKGVEDRVLALLILLVVGPLMALIASGVKLSSPGPVLFKQKRHGLDGKTIEVWKFRSMRLHAESHGEVTQATREDPRVTRFGRLLRRTSLDELPQFFNVLEGTMSIVGPRPHAIEHNNYYKSVVQNYMQRHRMKPGITGWAQVNGLRGETDTLEKMSRRVDYDLYYIQNWSVLFDLRIIVMTLAKGFVGAGAY from the coding sequence ATGTCCGCGCTCCTATCGATCCTGCTGCGGCTGGGCGACATGGTGGTGCTCGCTGCTGCTGCGGTATTGGCGTACCGTCTGCGGTTTGGCTCGCTCAGCATGCCGATCGAGTTCGAGCGGGCAATCGCGCGAGGTTTGCTGTTCACGATGATCGTGCTCGGCTCGTCTTCATGCTATAGCGGCTGGCGCGCCAAGCACTGGACCCGGCATGGATTCCGTCTGCTTGCGTTGTGGGTAATGGTCTTCGTTCTGGGCGTGCTTTACGTCGCCCTTCTGAAGGTGCCTGGCGTAACGTCGCGCCTCTGGTGGGCTTACTGGTGCTTCGGTACTGTCGTGGCGTCGGTCGCGCTGCGTGTCGTATGTCGCGCGGTGAACCGCTACGCCGTGTCGCACGGCCACGACGTGTGCCGGGCGGTCGTCGTCGGCGACGCTGCGGCGGCTTCGCGCGTCGCGCAGCAGCTTCGATCCTGCGGCGCCCACCTCGTCGAACTGCGCGGGTGGTTCTCGGTGATGCCGGATGCTCGTGAGGCGATCGCGGGCGTCGCGCATCTTGGCGCAATGGACACCATGCGCGCGTACGTGGCGTCGAACGGTATCCGGCAGGTGTGGATCGCACCCGGCGATGCAAGTGCGCCCTGGCTAACCAGCGTTCTGGGTTCGCTCGAGCACTCCACCGCGGACATCAAGTACGTCCCGAATGTCTGCGAACGCGAGATCTTCAACGGTTCGGTCGAGCTGTTGAACGAGCTGCCGGTCATCAATCTGCGCGCCAGCCCATTGAATGGCGAAGCCCGCGTGATCAAGGGAGTGGAAGATCGCGTACTCGCGCTCCTTATCCTGTTGGTCGTCGGGCCACTGATGGCGCTGATCGCGTCCGGCGTAAAACTAAGTTCACCCGGGCCGGTCCTGTTCAAGCAGAAGCGACACGGACTCGATGGAAAAACCATCGAAGTGTGGAAGTTCCGGAGCATGCGACTCCATGCAGAAAGCCACGGCGAGGTCACCCAGGCAACTCGCGAGGACCCGCGCGTGACGCGTTTTGGCCGCCTCTTAAGGCGAACGAGCCTGGACGAGCTCCCGCAGTTCTTCAACGTCCTGGAGGGAACGATGTCCATCGTCGGTCCGCGTCCGCACGCGATCGAGCACAACAATTACTACAAGAGCGTCGTCCAGAACTACATGCAGCGACATCGCATGAAGCCGGGCATCACCGGCTGGGCGCAAGTGAATGGTTTGCGCGGGGAAACGGACACGCTGGAGAAGATGAGCCGGCGCGTCGACTACGACCTTTACTACATACAGAACTGGTCGGTGTTGTTTGACTTGAGGATCATCGTCATGACCTTGGCGAAGGGGTTCGTTGGAGCGGGCGCCTACTAG
- a CDS encoding response regulator transcription factor, whose translation MDDHAIVREGFKRLFHNTGRYEVVAEAADAAQALEIVRIRPIDVAVIDLSLATADGGLVLLRTLGSKLPQVRRVVVSMHSDPGVVLRALDEGAHGYVTKTAAIAELVSVLDRVMKGDVALSSDIGQAVERPRDFGLTPRELETLRGLLSELPPKAIAADLGISVKTLYRHRTSLMVKLGVRTLPALARVARERGYLGMLHPEL comes from the coding sequence GTGGACGACCACGCGATCGTCCGAGAAGGCTTCAAACGCCTCTTCCATAACACTGGCCGCTACGAAGTGGTCGCCGAAGCCGCCGACGCCGCGCAGGCGCTGGAGATCGTCCGCATCCGTCCCATCGACGTGGCGGTCATCGACCTCAGCCTTGCGACAGCCGATGGCGGCCTGGTGCTGTTGCGCACGCTTGGCAGCAAGTTGCCGCAGGTTCGCCGCGTCGTGGTCAGCATGCACAGCGATCCCGGCGTGGTGCTCCGTGCGCTCGACGAGGGCGCCCACGGCTACGTCACCAAGACGGCGGCGATCGCCGAACTGGTGTCGGTCCTCGACCGGGTCATGAAGGGCGACGTGGCGCTGAGCAGCGACATCGGGCAGGCGGTAGAACGCCCGCGCGATTTCGGCCTGACGCCGCGCGAGCTGGAGACGCTCCGCGGCCTGCTGTCCGAGCTTCCGCCCAAGGCCATCGCGGCCGATCTGGGCATCAGCGTGAAGACGCTCTACCGGCATCGCACCAGCCTGATGGTGAAGCTCGGGGTGCGTACCTTGCCGGCGCTGGCGCGCGTCGCGCGCGAACGCGGGTATCTGGGGATGCTGCACCCAGAGCTTTGA
- a CDS encoding SDR family oxidoreductase, with the protein MSYFVTGATGFIGRLLVDRLLRQRKGTVYVLVRKDSRKKLDAIAKKMAWDMKRVVPVEGDMTQENCGVSASQARALAGKVKHFFHLAAIYDLTAKPDAQHIANVEGTRHALDLAAALKAGVFHHTSSIAAAGLYPGVFREDMFAEAEGLDDPYLRTKHDSEGLVRRETRVKWRIYRPGMVVGHSQTGEMDKIDGPYFFFTFLKKLRQMLPPWMPMLGLEGGRINIVPVDYVVDAMDHIAHKPRLDGHCFHLTDPEPLRVGEVLNTFARAGHSPEMTMRLDARMFAFIPGSVRGAVANLPPVRRFIGMLLRDFKIPKQVMKFLTYPTRFDNREAERALKGSGIQVPPLDSYAWRLWDYWERHLDPDLFVDRSLKGKVRNKVVVITGGSSGIGLATAQRVAEAGAITIIVARGEDELFKARDAMNAAGGKVFAYTADLADMADCDRLVQTVLEEHGRCDVLVNNAGRSIRRSIELSYDRFHDFERTMQLNYFGSLRLIMGFLPGMTQRRKGHIINISSIGVLANSPRFSAYVASKAALDAWSRCAQGELSGKGISFTTINMPLVKTPMIAPTRMYDSVPTLTPDEAADMVIKGIIERPSRIATRLGIFASVVNALAPKAYEVIMSTAFELFPDSAAARGDKQALKGEVAPSSEQIAFAALMRGVHW; encoded by the coding sequence ATGAGCTACTTCGTCACCGGTGCCACGGGTTTCATCGGCCGCCTCCTGGTCGATCGGCTGCTCCGCCAGCGCAAGGGCACCGTCTACGTGCTGGTGCGCAAGGATTCGCGGAAGAAGCTTGATGCCATCGCGAAGAAGATGGCGTGGGACATGAAGCGCGTCGTTCCGGTCGAAGGCGACATGACGCAGGAAAACTGCGGCGTTTCGGCATCGCAGGCACGTGCCCTGGCCGGAAAGGTGAAGCATTTCTTCCACCTCGCCGCGATCTACGACCTCACCGCCAAGCCCGACGCGCAACACATCGCGAACGTCGAAGGCACGCGCCACGCGCTCGACCTTGCCGCCGCGCTGAAGGCCGGCGTGTTCCACCACACCAGCTCGATCGCCGCCGCGGGCCTGTATCCGGGCGTGTTCCGAGAGGACATGTTCGCCGAGGCCGAGGGGCTGGACGATCCGTACCTTCGGACCAAACACGATTCCGAAGGCCTCGTGCGCCGCGAAACACGCGTGAAGTGGCGCATCTACCGCCCCGGCATGGTCGTCGGCCATTCGCAGACGGGCGAGATGGACAAGATCGACGGCCCGTATTTCTTCTTCACCTTCCTCAAGAAGCTGCGGCAGATGCTGCCGCCCTGGATGCCGATGCTTGGCCTGGAAGGCGGCCGCATCAACATCGTGCCGGTGGATTACGTCGTCGATGCGATGGACCACATCGCGCACAAGCCGCGGCTGGACGGGCATTGCTTCCATCTCACCGATCCGGAGCCGCTGCGCGTGGGCGAAGTGCTCAACACCTTCGCGCGCGCCGGGCATTCGCCGGAGATGACCATGCGCCTGGATGCACGCATGTTCGCCTTCATCCCCGGGAGCGTGCGCGGCGCCGTGGCGAACTTGCCGCCGGTGCGCCGGTTCATCGGCATGCTGCTGCGCGATTTCAAGATTCCCAAGCAGGTGATGAAGTTCCTCACCTATCCCACGCGGTTCGACAATCGCGAAGCCGAGCGCGCGCTCAAGGGCAGCGGCATCCAGGTGCCGCCGCTGGACAGCTACGCGTGGCGGCTGTGGGATTACTGGGAACGTCACCTCGACCCCGACCTGTTCGTCGATCGCAGCCTCAAGGGCAAGGTGCGCAACAAGGTCGTGGTGATCACCGGCGGTTCGTCGGGCATCGGACTGGCGACCGCGCAGCGTGTGGCCGAAGCCGGCGCGATCACGATCATCGTCGCGCGCGGCGAGGACGAGCTGTTCAAGGCCCGCGACGCGATGAACGCCGCCGGCGGCAAGGTGTTCGCCTACACCGCGGACTTGGCCGACATGGCCGATTGCGATCGCCTCGTGCAGACGGTGCTGGAGGAACACGGCCGCTGCGACGTGCTGGTCAACAACGCGGGCCGTTCGATCCGCCGTTCCATCGAGCTGAGCTACGACCGCTTCCACGACTTCGAACGGACGATGCAGCTGAACTATTTCGGCAGCCTGCGTCTGATCATGGGGTTCCTCCCCGGCATGACGCAGCGCCGGAAGGGCCACATCATCAACATCAGTTCGATCGGCGTGCTGGCCAACTCACCGCGTTTCTCGGCCTATGTCGCATCCAAAGCGGCGCTCGATGCGTGGAGCCGCTGCGCGCAGGGCGAGCTGTCGGGCAAGGGCATCAGCTTCACCACGATCAACATGCCGCTGGTGAAGACGCCGATGATCGCGCCGACGCGGATGTACGACAGCGTGCCGACGCTCACGCCCGACGAGGCGGCCGACATGGTCATCAAGGGCATCATCGAACGCCCGAGCCGCATCGCCACGCGCCTGGGCATCTTCGCCTCGGTCGTCAACGCGCTGGCGCCGAAGGCGTACGAGGTCATCATGAGCACGGCGTTCGAGCTGTTCCCCGATTCCGCCGCCGCACGCGGCGACAAGCAGGCGCTGAAGGGCGAGGTCGCGCCGAGCAGCGAACAGATCGCGTTCGCGGCGCTGATGCGGGGCGTGCACTGGTAG
- a CDS encoding TetR/AcrR family transcriptional regulator: MAKQTRQRILDSALTMFNALGEPNVTTNHIADELEISPGNLYYHFRNKDDIIEQLFARFEERMDAALAAPQGRLPGLEDIWLQLHLVFECIWDYRFLHRDLVEILSRNRRLRLRFARILRRANEQAHTVMRGLVQAGIMRASKDELAATATNVLVIATFWLNYAAARGDKDEHAAIRDGIVQVMMLLAPFLRDAERVHLNTLTRAYLD; the protein is encoded by the coding sequence ATGGCGAAACAGACGCGCCAGCGCATCCTCGACAGCGCATTGACGATGTTCAATGCCCTGGGCGAGCCGAACGTCACCACGAACCACATCGCCGACGAGCTGGAGATCAGCCCGGGCAACCTGTACTACCACTTCCGCAACAAGGACGACATCATCGAGCAGCTGTTCGCGCGCTTCGAGGAGCGCATGGACGCCGCGCTCGCCGCGCCGCAGGGCCGGTTGCCGGGACTGGAGGACATCTGGCTGCAGCTGCACCTGGTGTTCGAATGCATCTGGGATTACCGCTTCCTGCATCGCGACCTGGTGGAAATCCTCAGCCGGAACCGTCGCCTGCGGCTGCGCTTCGCGCGCATCCTGCGACGCGCCAACGAGCAGGCGCATACGGTGATGCGCGGACTGGTGCAGGCCGGGATCATGCGGGCCTCGAAGGACGAACTCGCCGCGACCGCGACCAACGTGCTGGTCATCGCCACGTTCTGGCTGAACTACGCGGCCGCGCGCGGCGACAAGGACGAACACGCCGCCATCCGCGACGGCATCGTGCAGGTGATGATGCTGCTGGCGCCGTTCCTACGCGATGCCGAACGCGTGCATCTCAACACGCTGACGCGGGCGTACCTGGACTGA
- the arsC gene encoding arsenate reductase (glutaredoxin) (This arsenate reductase requires both glutathione and glutaredoxin to convert arsenate to arsenite, after which the efflux transporter formed by ArsA and ArsB can extrude the arsenite from the cell, providing resistance.): MNGTRLYHNRRCSKSRGALELLHERGIEPEIVAYLDSPPSPADIQALLDALRLPARQLLRSGEEDYKALGLADESLPESALIDAMSTHPRLIERPIFVHGGRAVIGRPPERVLELLP, encoded by the coding sequence ATGAACGGAACGCGGCTGTACCACAATCGGCGCTGCTCGAAGTCGCGGGGCGCGCTCGAACTGCTTCACGAACGCGGCATCGAGCCGGAGATCGTGGCCTACCTGGATTCCCCGCCCTCTCCGGCCGACATCCAAGCCCTGCTCGATGCGTTGCGCCTGCCCGCGCGCCAGCTGCTGCGTAGCGGTGAGGAGGACTACAAGGCGCTCGGCCTGGCGGACGAATCGTTGCCGGAGTCGGCGTTGATCGACGCGATGAGCACGCATCCGCGCCTGATAGAGCGACCGATCTTCGTGCACGGCGGCCGGGCCGTCATCGGCCGGCCGCCCGAGCGCGTGCTGGAACTGCTCCCCTGA